The sequence below is a genomic window from Lytechinus variegatus isolate NC3 chromosome 3, Lvar_3.0, whole genome shotgun sequence.
ACTAACAGCGAAGTttaacataaaagaaaaaaaaaacacgaaacaataacaaaaaaaacaactaaatcttcatgtttttaacaaaataattcatgtatatttcttgaaataaaaatcgaTAGAGAGCTCTGATTTCTGCTGCTTCCGAAATACAAACATCTACGGTAGATGGTAACCTATTCAAGAATAGCGCCATCTGCGGTGTATATTTCCATGCATAAAGTATTTAGGGCACACaatacagacccccattcactcacgtgttatatcatagctcatcaaaaaatcattaaaaatcaatccctcgatagattttgctttaattcactgacattagtcacaattaacagtgcattaagacttgatatgttaatcaggtacttgaccagctcgatcaaaagttaaatggcctgaaataagactaaccataatttcggccagttcatcgccagaaaaaccagaactgcattgtgggtaataatgattaaaatgaaatacaaaaatgcagtctagccttcccaaacgccttgattatgaaagagtatgaacatagcattatgtctatcgtttttcttttgatattcaaacatttgatctatttttaatgaattattttaatcaacaaagtcatgtgatctttacttacggcTGTCCGGCATGCATTGCGCGCAGATGAATTACACTCGTGTGCCCTATACTGTGGGTCAAAtgacgaaaagttgaaaattttggtctcaaaagaaagagtgagttctcctgaagagattgataccttgcattcaatacctaatctgactaaacgcgtaaaagaaaagaaaacgtctcattagacacccctcaatttaatgtaaaaatgcagtgttccattcatatattttgtgcgcttcctatggtattgcagctacaagttctacttgcttgatgtccatcaattggctaaatatgtattgtgtggatttataacttcttgtttacatgtttaatttcgttcgaggtgatttattacctatgtattcgcataagaataaacaaagtaaataaaagaaaattgataacaaacaaagattgtaagcatttcttttgctcattcGCCACTCTTCCCTATTATAACCGTTAATTtggaggaagaagggggggggggtgttataggcatcaaccccgccctgctttcaagccaggaggatgggggtatgtaccccgactcagcaccccccccccctcctctctcctgtagctttcaacgaagtgaatagtattcaagtgcgcAATCTAGATGTATCTGACTGagacaagtttatgtattttaatgttttgttcatctttctttctctgcgtgctctaaatattgaaaataggaatcctgatgataattagaagttattcatcattttgaagttcctactagtacttgtttcatttcacactctcaaaccaaccagatctcctattggcagtagaaactcgcatttctgcatgataaatgataagcattgaatTTTGAAAGCGTCATTCCAGCATAGTAAGCGATAAATGCACTAAATGCCGAGTAATATACTTATCATCTGTTGTTAAACATAACCTATATCACTTTACATAAAACTGTTTGAAGCATCCTCAccaccgatttctagcagacgacgcccagccatagcaacgacagtgtagaagtgtagtcgcgatatagggcacacatgagtaatacagacccccattcactcacgtgttatatcatagctcatcaaaaaatcattaaaaatcaatccctcgatagattttgctttaattcactgacattagtcacaattaacagtgcattaagacttgatatgttaatcaggtacttgaccagctcgatcaaaagttaaatggcctgaaataagactaaccataatttcggccagttcatcgccagaaaaaccagaactgcattgtgggtaataatgattaaaatgaaatacaaaaatgcagtctagccttcccaaacgccttgattatgaaagagtatgaagatagcattatgtctatcgtttttcttttgatattcaaacatttgatctatttttaatgaattattttaatcaacaaagtcatgtgatctttacttacgcctgtccggcatgcattGCGCGCAGATGAATTACACTCGTGTGCCCTTTACCTTTTAAATCATTCTATTTGTCTCTCTTCTTTAATtacccccttttcttctctctctctctctctccctctctccctctctcttattCTTTATTCCCACCGGTTGTTCCACGTTCTCTGACCCCCCTTTCCATCGCTATATTAGCCAATTAtccattttgttaaaatttcaggtagcttataacaattaaGTTTAATGAACAGTTTGTCagacaaaattttgtttttattgttgattAATAATGGAAGGAGTGTACTATCTTGCAGTAAGGCATTTTCATAATCCATTATATGATTttcaatgataaataaatatttcatgataaattcttatatttgataaaaatttcgaaatgaGTAACGTTTTTTCGTGAATTAATAATGAAAGATTGCTGCTTTATGGTGGATCCACTCTACTCTCTTTCCATGTTGAACTCGATACAAGTCTGTCAATACTTGTCAGACTGAGAATGTCCTTGTAGAAACATTGTCTGTTAGATGACCTACACCTGTTCAGTAAATCACTGGCCCGTGCCTGGCCAGCCTTTTATACTCTCCTAATGCAACATTGTCAAACGCTTAACTAAATCACATTCCATTCCCGTCATTTTAATGATGGTTCGGAATCCGATACGGTAAACATAACTCATTGAGTATAGGTGTTGATGAAGAGTCCTTCATTTCTCTGAGTTGGTCTAGAAACATACTCGGGAATTTTCCTAACTACAAAGGGGACGAATTAAAAAACACAGTAAATTAACTGACATTGACCGTCAAAATGAcaacaccccccccaaaaaaaaaaacacctacgATTTCTTTCTAAACAAAATGGTGAACCGCAAAAGTAGTTTTGTCCTAAgtttcaaattaaatgaaaaaaagtcaaatcttTTGTTTATCCAGATTCAGGAAAAAAGGCTGTCGTTTTGATTtaccaatttttgacaaagacttgTTGGTTGTGCTTTGAAGGGCATgacaaaatgtattatgttgaaTGCGTCGTGCTTCGTGGAGGCAGAAActcttgaatattgtttgttATCAAACAGACTGCAGGAGATTATCATAAACATTCAGGATTACAATGAGCCTGATGATGGTTGACAACGACAATGTCACCATCAGGAATTCGCTGCTGATTCAGAAGCCTAGTTACCCCATAAACGTGTAAATGACAAAACGATGTTTGGTACGATGTAAATAGAGATCGAAATTAAAAAACCTtgcgaaaaaaatatttcattcgtATTCATACTGACATTGATTAACAGGATCAACCTTGACCTTACAAGGAATGGTCTATTTCGAAGGTGTTGAGGACCGGTATAGGGggacatgataatgatgatccaTTTTATACAAGCCGCCGTATAATTATTCTTCACAAGAAATACTTCAAACCTGTATAACATTTAAGACAAATGTTGTTTTCTATTTGTCATTAATGAACTATATGAATTTATGCTTGAAGAAAATCTTTTGCATATTAAACACTCattttaacaaattaaaaaaaaacaataaaaaacataacaaTAAGATGAATAACAGTGATTTGGTGTTCTACAGACTAATTATATAACGAGTTTTTGGCACAACAATTGTCTCAAGAAAATCACGTTCCGACGCTGGACAAAAAAAATGTCGCAATTTCGAactcaaatattgaaaaagatgTTAGGAGGGCGCCCTTGATGTCAGGAGGGCGCCCTTGATGTCAGGAGGGCGCCCTTGATGTCAAGCTAAAGAGACACAGAAAGGAGagcaggagaaaaaaaatccgttTTTTAGCCTGAAATACACATCCTCGGTCAACAAGGTAGTGATTTGCTAGTAATTACGATGTTTTCTCTTAAACGGCTGAGATCTCCTTCTCCAGAGGACGAACAAAGAGGAGAAAACAGGATTTTTAAGACGACAGTTCGTGAGAGAGGCGCCACACCCAGCTCTGATACCAACACGGACATGGCAGAGGTACGTGATTCGAATCCAAACTCTACTGACCAACTCTTACGAGAAATTTTGAACAAAGTATCTGGTCTGGAAAATTTGTACAAGAAAGTTGATATTATTTCTGAGAAAGTTGTCAACATTGAAAGGAAAGTAGAAGCATTGGATACAAGGATCATAGATTTAGAGCAGGGTTTTGAGTTCATTGAAACAGAAGTTATGGATTTGAAACGGCAAGTTGAAGAAATGAAGGATATGAAAGCGGAtgtgaaatatgcaaatgagttgAAGCGGAATGTTGTTGATCTCGTGAATCGGAGTAAGAGGAATAACGTCGTACTCCATGGAATTCCGGAGGGAGTCGAAGGAGACGCGCATGACTGCTCGCATTTCGTCAAGGAATTCTTCGATACGCATATGAATGTTTCCAACGTAGAGGTCGAAAGAGCACATAGAACGCCGGGTGGAAGATCTAGACAAAGAGATGCAACCGTGGCAACGGCACGCCCCCGTCCCATTCACGTGAAGCTACTGAGATTCAACGATCGAGAAAAGATTCTGAAAAGGAGTGCAGCGCTGAAGGATGTCCGcataaaagataagaaaataGGAATTAGCGATGATGTACATCCGGAGACACGCGAGGAGCACAGAAAGTTGATGATAAGAGTGAAGAAGTTAAGAGAAGAAGGAAAGTTTGCGTTCATACCTAACTCCATT
It includes:
- the LOC121411958 gene encoding uncharacterized protein LOC121411958, producing the protein MFSLKRLRSPSPEDEQRGENRIFKTTVRERGATPSSDTNTDMAEVRDSNPNSTDQLLREILNKVSGLENLYKKVDIISEKVVNIERKVEALDTRIIDLEQGFEFIETEVMDLKRQVEEMKDMKADVKYANELKRNVVDLVNRSKRNNVVLHGIPEGVEGDAHDCSHFVKEFFDTHMNVSNVEVERAHRTPGGRSRQRDATVATARPRPIHVKLLRFNDREKILKRSAALKDVRIKDKKIGISDDVHPETREEHRKLMIRVKKLREEGKFAFIPNSIPRVIKYKEGAKDGPGPLKTLRVTDLQ